From Penaeus vannamei isolate JL-2024 chromosome 40, ASM4276789v1, whole genome shotgun sequence, the proteins below share one genomic window:
- the LOC113803171 gene encoding myb-like protein X isoform X3 — translation MVQRKDLISNRQPAYDEVAKYNEDDLRNFLEEVTNAGKSKHGLALALLRKEEDALREESSSGDDTGHPALRRRSKKLLIGRREQSSGDQQSAAACTSTGGSLGSLHDLSETKPKKVVGQSQGVASRCREGGSCGNLSRGSFETQPPRKRKGRRYRDAARASTSQREGGSLQNLSKTEAASNESKKLHKSGSLSQVCSEVASGARSKNRRQKTASESSSSRYSRRSEEREGEGSSGDEGAVEVPYRRLEQSPHSTLSTHSAEHTFPPEGVGGAKGGHGPDCNHDIEDSMSTLRLHVFPPTSQDVDSQGETTEEEVDAKEEPCRSLGGLSRARHCSEAPIEEDGIELQSISCQKADSDNPHTEVDRTIKFNLGRPQEDTMPSSCGRRTLSLQDSPCVSSVFKEEKTSSKSSEEEGIGKRKLLGGRSDSSGSENKASLDENSNPMITGGAPSLLTSAAGTDRSSSTFLMSTHTTSRRNGISGTHKQVTKFEQLKTKKEKKKASREKDIVNIIETPGFRGDQDVNDLLKFIIGSDEDTPNSKNKKKHKGKGQENRDEKEGSKKSKNKSSRASEDSWSEKWKEDEGSAKTNDDSGIGGEVTARENNRKSKEREDEKKTANNKKNKNQDTKKGKKGSSSLRESSSVEDLVSKSKQSDNVRDIRKQVTIDDGDMSLSVLHTYQNNKKVDKFNHFIANGKYIRESSMMDIANDNEFDTDQRPSDFVTDFYSVGDSFLGEDLSRAPSSPSGGDFEVVSKKRSKRAKNNPQNASQSVRNAGSERWSGSTNSGGHVEDSFRSSRFGQNKPNHRGNGSHERPHINFVEGPRTVHENMFLAQWSQLGVGAGERYAATTTSAPHSEDSESDGDDSVHSMPVPSITPRPDVRKPPPSSDSTPQASYANIAKLAASANRTQMKRVGTVGAQSGTAIVKEVDGEVSGINVVEHSTSRPQVACESRPSNILDDNFPSLAESLGGSAPISAISTFKQGESRTNHLSESVVIPVNNASTSSVSDLAKERPGVTEASSSPRESGESVVVSTASLSGQVTSDKKQIKCIGENVQLNTQSVQQHSHPQQSHHPHTLQHPLHSQPTQHAKTHYYMQPQHLVQHQPISPHQPQQPRQTPLQHPNQSPIYPQPNHPQQTAHQKPSSQLQTNSIQPIAKTSPSPSQISQNMPPPQQSQLAKPVPTQQQQNPQQPQALLPHTKTSQSPLPQPSPQPQLSPQPQPSIHTQSSHPQQVLSSQHNLVSQQNLHRPQSSHTLPGTYPAPSSLASQNTNANSVAVRETSEEKQIVSGKSQGKQTKNGSVGPTVQSGDTSRFKKIEPAVVFTDNAKFNHSVSGLEFGFGFDESIVTTSDNNGSGNESVVLDNEDNKCNNNNNNILKNNHTVTKDFSKCFKAPKNDKISYNYEELIRHVSKAWEVTLRLMEEDPKNIQYWRAASTEES, via the exons ATGGTTCAACGGAAAGACTTGATTAGCAACCGCCAACCA gCATATGATGAAGTAGCAAAATACAATGAAGATGACCTAAGAAATTTTCTGGAGGAGGTCACCAACGCAGGCAAAAGCAAGCACGGCCTGGCTTTG GCATTGTTGCGCAAAGAAGAAGATGCCTTGAGGGAAGAATCAAGCTCAGGTGATGATACTGGCCATCCAGCGTTGCGTCGTCGAAGTAAAAAGTTACTCATTGGCCGAAGGGAACAATCAAGTGGGGATCAACAGTCTGCGGCTGCATGTACCAGCACTGGGGGCTCTCTAGGGTCACTGCATGACCTCTCAGAGACCAAGCCTAAGAAGGTTGTCGGGCAAAGCCAAGGTGTTGCCTCGCGCTGCAGGGAAG GTGGTTCCTGCGGAAATCTCTCGCGTGGCTCCTTTGAGACACAGCCgccaaggaagagaaagggacgcCGATACCGTGATGCTGCCCGAGCAAGCACCAGCCAGCGCGAGGGAGGATCGTTACAG AATCTGAGCAAGACAGAAGCGGCATCGAATGAGTCGAAGAAGCTCCACAAATCTGGCAGCCTAAGTCAAGTCTGCTCAGAGGTCGCTAGTGGCGCACGCAGCAAG AATCGGCGTCAGAAGACCGCGAGTGAAAGTTCAAGTTCCAGGTACTCTCGGCGCTCAGAGGAACGAGAGGGTGAGGGTAGTTCAGGTGATGAAGGTGCTGTGGAAGTTCCCTATAGACGGTTAGAGCAGTCTCCCCATTCCACACTCTCGACTCACTCCGCTGAGCACACATTCCCCCCCGAGGGTGTTGGTGGGGCCAAGGGAGGACACGGACCTGACTGCAACCATGACATAGAAGATTCCATGTCG ACTCTTCGTCTACATGTTTTCCCCCCAACCTCACAGGATGTGGATTCTCAGGGGGAGACcacagaggaagaggtggatgccaAAGAGGAGCCGTGCCGGAGTCTAGGGGGTCTTAGCCGTGCTCGGCACTGTTCAGAGGCACCCATTGAGGAGGATGGGATCGAGCTGCAGAGCATTTCGTGCCAGAAGGCCGACTCAGACAATCCACACACAGAAGTAGACAGGACCATCAAGTTCAACCTTGGGAGACCACAG GAGGACACCATGCCCAGCAGTTGCGGTCGGCGCACACTATCCCTTCAGGATTCTCCATGTGTCAGTTCAGTTTTCAAAGAGGAAAAGACTTCTAGCAAAA GTTCCGAGGAAGAGGGCATAGGGAAGAGAAAGCTGCTAGGTGGACGAAGTGACAGCAGTGGAAGTGAG AACAAAGCCTCATTAGACGAGAACAGTAACCCCATGATTACGGGTggcgccccctctctcctcacgtcGGCTGCCGGGACCGACCGTTCAAGCAGCACCTTCCTCATGTCAACTCATACTACCTCGCGCAGGAATGGCATCAGTGGAACCCACAAGCAAGTTACCAAGTTTGAACAGCTCAAgaccaagaaggagaagaagaag GCCAGCAGGGAGAAGGACATCGTGAACATCATAGAAACGCCAGGCTTCCGTGGTGATCAGGATGTCAATGACCTCCTAAAGTTCATCATTGGGAGTGACGAGGACACCCccaacagcaagaacaagaagaaacacAAAGGCAAGGGCCAGGAGAACCGTGACGAGAAGGAAGGGTCCAAGAAGAGCAAGAACAAAAGCAGCCGAGCCAGCGAGGACAGCTGGAgtgagaagtggaaggaagacgAGGGCTCTGCCAAGACCAATGACGACAGTGGCATTGGGGGCGAGGTCACGGCCAGGGAGAACAACCGAAAGAGCAAGGAGCGGGAGGACGAAAAGAAGACGgccaacaacaagaagaacaagaatcagGACACCaagaagggcaagaagggcaGCAGCAGCCTGAGGGAGTCTAGCAGTGTGGAGGATCTTGTGTCCAAGAGTAAACAGAGTGATAATGTCCGTGACATACGCAAGCAAGTGACTATTGATGATGGGGATATGTCCCTTagtgtattacatacatatcaGAATAATAAGAAAGTAGATAAATTTAACCATTTTATAGCAAATGGAAAATATATCAGAGAGTCGAGCATGATGGACATTGCCAATGACAATGAGTTCGACACTGACCAAAGGCCTTCCGACTTTGTGACTGATTTCTATAGTGTAGGAGACTCGTTCCTTGGAGAGGACCTTTCCCgcgccccctcctctccgtcaGGGGGTGACTTTGAGGTGGTGAGCAAGAAAAGGAGCAAAAGGGCCAAGAACAATCCCCAGAATGCAAGCCAGAGTGTACGAAATGCTGGCTCAGAAAGGTGGAGTGGTAGCACCAACAGTGGGGGACATGTTGAGGACAGTTTCCGTTCCTCGCGTTTTGGCCAGAACAAGCCAAACCATAGGGGCAACGGAAGCCACGAAAGACCACACATTAACTTTGTTGAGGGACCACGTACAGTGCACGAAAATATGTTCCTGGCCCAGTGGTCCCAGCTGGGGGTGGGAGCCGGGGAACGTTATGCAGCTACAACCACAAGTGCCCCCCATAGTGAGGATTCCGAATCTGACGGCGATGACTCTGTACACTCAATGCCAGTTCCTTCAATTACTCCTCGACCTGATGTCCGCAAGCCTCCACCCTCGTCAGATTCGACTCCCCAGGCTTCTTATGCAAATATTGCCAAGCTTGCTGCTTCAGCCAATCGTACACAGATGAAGCGAGTGGGCACTGTAGGGGCTCAGTCCGGGACAGCAATAGTGAAAGAAGTGGATGGTGAAGTTAGTGGTATTAATGTTGTAGAACATTCAACATCAAGACCTCAAGTAGCGTGTGAATCTCGTCCCTCAAATATATTAGACGATAATTTCCCTTCCTTAGCCGAAAGTTTAGGTGGTTCTGCTCCCATTAGTGCAATATCAACGTTTAAGCAAGGTGAATCACGGACCAACCACTTAAGCGAGAGTGTAGTGATTCCTGTTAATAATGCATCAACTTCGTCAGTCAGTGATTTAGCAAAAGAAAGACCTGGTGTCACGGAAGCCAGCTCGAGCCCTAGAGAAAGTGGGGAGTCTGTTGTAGTGTCAACAGCTAGTCTTAGTGGACAAGTAACAAGTGATAAGAAACAAATTAAGTGTATTGGTGAAAATGTCCAATTAAATACACAGTCTGTGCAACAGCATTCTCATCCTCAGCAGAGCCATCATCCTCACACACTGCAGCATCCGTTGCATAGTCAACCAACCCAACATGCTAAAACTCATTACTATATGCAGCCCCAGCACCTTGTCCAACACCAACCCATTTCCCCCCACCAGCCACAACAGCCCCGACAGACGCCCCTCCAGCACCCAAACCAGAGTCCGATCTACCCCCAGCCCAATCATCCCCAGCAGACAGCTCATCAGAAACCATCCAGTCAATTGCAAACCAATTCAATCCAACCCATCGCCAaaacatccccatcaccatctcaGATTTCCCAAAATATGCCTCCACCCCAGCAGTCCCAACTTGCCAAACCAGTCCCTACCCAACAACAACAGAATCCGCAACAGCCACAGGCGCTGTTGCCGCACACAAAGACCTCACAGAGCCCACTTCCTCAGCCGTCTCCACAGCCCCAGCTGAGTCCCCAGCCCCAGCCAAGCATACATACTCAGAGTTCACATCCACAGCAGGTCTTATCATCTCAGCATAACTTGGTCTCTCAGCAGAATCTGCATCGTCCTCAGAGTTCACACACCCTGCCAGGGACATATCCCGCTCCAAGTTCTTTAGCTTCCCAGAACACCAATGCTAATAGTGTGGCTGTGCGAGAAACTAGTGAAGAGAAGCAAATAGTCAGTGGCAAATCTCAAGGCAAACAGACCAAGAATGGGTCCGTGGGGCCCACTGTTCAGTCGGGTGATACTAGTCGTTTCAAGAAAATCGAACCTGCAGTTGTGTTTACTGACAATGCCAAATTCAACCACAGTGTTAGTGGACTAGAGTTTGGCTTTGGATTCGATGAGTCCATAGTAACAACAAGTGATAATAATGGAAGTGGGAATGAAAGTGTAGTGttagataatgaagacaataagtgtaataataacaataataacatattaaAGAACAATCATACAGTAACAAAAGACTTCAGTAAGTGCTTCAA
- the LOC113803171 gene encoding myb-like protein X isoform X1: protein MAACLQQDGDSSDSDKPGLSSHPEPSRQAAGGPQGGAPASSARQAEIKLQGDKAYDEVAKYNEDDLRNFLEEVTNAGKSKHGLALALLRKEEDALREESSSGDDTGHPALRRRSKKLLIGRREQSSGDQQSAAACTSTGGSLGSLHDLSETKPKKVVGQSQGVASRCREGGSCGNLSRGSFETQPPRKRKGRRYRDAARASTSQREGGSLQNLSKTEAASNESKKLHKSGSLSQVCSEVASGARSKNRRQKTASESSSSRYSRRSEEREGEGSSGDEGAVEVPYRRLEQSPHSTLSTHSAEHTFPPEGVGGAKGGHGPDCNHDIEDSMSTLRLHVFPPTSQDVDSQGETTEEEVDAKEEPCRSLGGLSRARHCSEAPIEEDGIELQSISCQKADSDNPHTEVDRTIKFNLGRPQEDTMPSSCGRRTLSLQDSPCVSSVFKEEKTSSKSSEEEGIGKRKLLGGRSDSSGSENKASLDENSNPMITGGAPSLLTSAAGTDRSSSTFLMSTHTTSRRNGISGTHKQVTKFEQLKTKKEKKKASREKDIVNIIETPGFRGDQDVNDLLKFIIGSDEDTPNSKNKKKHKGKGQENRDEKEGSKKSKNKSSRASEDSWSEKWKEDEGSAKTNDDSGIGGEVTARENNRKSKEREDEKKTANNKKNKNQDTKKGKKGSSSLRESSSVEDLVSKSKQSDNVRDIRKQVTIDDGDMSLSVLHTYQNNKKVDKFNHFIANGKYIRESSMMDIANDNEFDTDQRPSDFVTDFYSVGDSFLGEDLSRAPSSPSGGDFEVVSKKRSKRAKNNPQNASQSVRNAGSERWSGSTNSGGHVEDSFRSSRFGQNKPNHRGNGSHERPHINFVEGPRTVHENMFLAQWSQLGVGAGERYAATTTSAPHSEDSESDGDDSVHSMPVPSITPRPDVRKPPPSSDSTPQASYANIAKLAASANRTQMKRVGTVGAQSGTAIVKEVDGEVSGINVVEHSTSRPQVACESRPSNILDDNFPSLAESLGGSAPISAISTFKQGESRTNHLSESVVIPVNNASTSSVSDLAKERPGVTEASSSPRESGESVVVSTASLSGQVTSDKKQIKCIGENVQLNTQSVQQHSHPQQSHHPHTLQHPLHSQPTQHAKTHYYMQPQHLVQHQPISPHQPQQPRQTPLQHPNQSPIYPQPNHPQQTAHQKPSSQLQTNSIQPIAKTSPSPSQISQNMPPPQQSQLAKPVPTQQQQNPQQPQALLPHTKTSQSPLPQPSPQPQLSPQPQPSIHTQSSHPQQVLSSQHNLVSQQNLHRPQSSHTLPGTYPAPSSLASQNTNANSVAVRETSEEKQIVSGKSQGKQTKNGSVGPTVQSGDTSRFKKIEPAVVFTDNAKFNHSVSGLEFGFGFDESIVTTSDNNGSGNESVVLDNEDNKCNNNNNNILKNNHTVTKDFSKCFKAPKNDKISYNYEELIRHVSKAWEVTLRLMEEDPKNIQYWRAASTEES, encoded by the exons ATGGCTGCATGTCTCCAGCAAGACGGAGACTCCAGTGATTCCGACAAACCTGGCCTTTCCTCACACCCAGAGCCCTCGAGACAGGCAGCCGGCGGGCCTCAGGGAGGAGCGCCAGCCTCGAGTGCCAGGCAGGCGGAGATCAAGCTGCAGGGAGACAAG gCATATGATGAAGTAGCAAAATACAATGAAGATGACCTAAGAAATTTTCTGGAGGAGGTCACCAACGCAGGCAAAAGCAAGCACGGCCTGGCTTTG GCATTGTTGCGCAAAGAAGAAGATGCCTTGAGGGAAGAATCAAGCTCAGGTGATGATACTGGCCATCCAGCGTTGCGTCGTCGAAGTAAAAAGTTACTCATTGGCCGAAGGGAACAATCAAGTGGGGATCAACAGTCTGCGGCTGCATGTACCAGCACTGGGGGCTCTCTAGGGTCACTGCATGACCTCTCAGAGACCAAGCCTAAGAAGGTTGTCGGGCAAAGCCAAGGTGTTGCCTCGCGCTGCAGGGAAG GTGGTTCCTGCGGAAATCTCTCGCGTGGCTCCTTTGAGACACAGCCgccaaggaagagaaagggacgcCGATACCGTGATGCTGCCCGAGCAAGCACCAGCCAGCGCGAGGGAGGATCGTTACAG AATCTGAGCAAGACAGAAGCGGCATCGAATGAGTCGAAGAAGCTCCACAAATCTGGCAGCCTAAGTCAAGTCTGCTCAGAGGTCGCTAGTGGCGCACGCAGCAAG AATCGGCGTCAGAAGACCGCGAGTGAAAGTTCAAGTTCCAGGTACTCTCGGCGCTCAGAGGAACGAGAGGGTGAGGGTAGTTCAGGTGATGAAGGTGCTGTGGAAGTTCCCTATAGACGGTTAGAGCAGTCTCCCCATTCCACACTCTCGACTCACTCCGCTGAGCACACATTCCCCCCCGAGGGTGTTGGTGGGGCCAAGGGAGGACACGGACCTGACTGCAACCATGACATAGAAGATTCCATGTCG ACTCTTCGTCTACATGTTTTCCCCCCAACCTCACAGGATGTGGATTCTCAGGGGGAGACcacagaggaagaggtggatgccaAAGAGGAGCCGTGCCGGAGTCTAGGGGGTCTTAGCCGTGCTCGGCACTGTTCAGAGGCACCCATTGAGGAGGATGGGATCGAGCTGCAGAGCATTTCGTGCCAGAAGGCCGACTCAGACAATCCACACACAGAAGTAGACAGGACCATCAAGTTCAACCTTGGGAGACCACAG GAGGACACCATGCCCAGCAGTTGCGGTCGGCGCACACTATCCCTTCAGGATTCTCCATGTGTCAGTTCAGTTTTCAAAGAGGAAAAGACTTCTAGCAAAA GTTCCGAGGAAGAGGGCATAGGGAAGAGAAAGCTGCTAGGTGGACGAAGTGACAGCAGTGGAAGTGAG AACAAAGCCTCATTAGACGAGAACAGTAACCCCATGATTACGGGTggcgccccctctctcctcacgtcGGCTGCCGGGACCGACCGTTCAAGCAGCACCTTCCTCATGTCAACTCATACTACCTCGCGCAGGAATGGCATCAGTGGAACCCACAAGCAAGTTACCAAGTTTGAACAGCTCAAgaccaagaaggagaagaagaag GCCAGCAGGGAGAAGGACATCGTGAACATCATAGAAACGCCAGGCTTCCGTGGTGATCAGGATGTCAATGACCTCCTAAAGTTCATCATTGGGAGTGACGAGGACACCCccaacagcaagaacaagaagaaacacAAAGGCAAGGGCCAGGAGAACCGTGACGAGAAGGAAGGGTCCAAGAAGAGCAAGAACAAAAGCAGCCGAGCCAGCGAGGACAGCTGGAgtgagaagtggaaggaagacgAGGGCTCTGCCAAGACCAATGACGACAGTGGCATTGGGGGCGAGGTCACGGCCAGGGAGAACAACCGAAAGAGCAAGGAGCGGGAGGACGAAAAGAAGACGgccaacaacaagaagaacaagaatcagGACACCaagaagggcaagaagggcaGCAGCAGCCTGAGGGAGTCTAGCAGTGTGGAGGATCTTGTGTCCAAGAGTAAACAGAGTGATAATGTCCGTGACATACGCAAGCAAGTGACTATTGATGATGGGGATATGTCCCTTagtgtattacatacatatcaGAATAATAAGAAAGTAGATAAATTTAACCATTTTATAGCAAATGGAAAATATATCAGAGAGTCGAGCATGATGGACATTGCCAATGACAATGAGTTCGACACTGACCAAAGGCCTTCCGACTTTGTGACTGATTTCTATAGTGTAGGAGACTCGTTCCTTGGAGAGGACCTTTCCCgcgccccctcctctccgtcaGGGGGTGACTTTGAGGTGGTGAGCAAGAAAAGGAGCAAAAGGGCCAAGAACAATCCCCAGAATGCAAGCCAGAGTGTACGAAATGCTGGCTCAGAAAGGTGGAGTGGTAGCACCAACAGTGGGGGACATGTTGAGGACAGTTTCCGTTCCTCGCGTTTTGGCCAGAACAAGCCAAACCATAGGGGCAACGGAAGCCACGAAAGACCACACATTAACTTTGTTGAGGGACCACGTACAGTGCACGAAAATATGTTCCTGGCCCAGTGGTCCCAGCTGGGGGTGGGAGCCGGGGAACGTTATGCAGCTACAACCACAAGTGCCCCCCATAGTGAGGATTCCGAATCTGACGGCGATGACTCTGTACACTCAATGCCAGTTCCTTCAATTACTCCTCGACCTGATGTCCGCAAGCCTCCACCCTCGTCAGATTCGACTCCCCAGGCTTCTTATGCAAATATTGCCAAGCTTGCTGCTTCAGCCAATCGTACACAGATGAAGCGAGTGGGCACTGTAGGGGCTCAGTCCGGGACAGCAATAGTGAAAGAAGTGGATGGTGAAGTTAGTGGTATTAATGTTGTAGAACATTCAACATCAAGACCTCAAGTAGCGTGTGAATCTCGTCCCTCAAATATATTAGACGATAATTTCCCTTCCTTAGCCGAAAGTTTAGGTGGTTCTGCTCCCATTAGTGCAATATCAACGTTTAAGCAAGGTGAATCACGGACCAACCACTTAAGCGAGAGTGTAGTGATTCCTGTTAATAATGCATCAACTTCGTCAGTCAGTGATTTAGCAAAAGAAAGACCTGGTGTCACGGAAGCCAGCTCGAGCCCTAGAGAAAGTGGGGAGTCTGTTGTAGTGTCAACAGCTAGTCTTAGTGGACAAGTAACAAGTGATAAGAAACAAATTAAGTGTATTGGTGAAAATGTCCAATTAAATACACAGTCTGTGCAACAGCATTCTCATCCTCAGCAGAGCCATCATCCTCACACACTGCAGCATCCGTTGCATAGTCAACCAACCCAACATGCTAAAACTCATTACTATATGCAGCCCCAGCACCTTGTCCAACACCAACCCATTTCCCCCCACCAGCCACAACAGCCCCGACAGACGCCCCTCCAGCACCCAAACCAGAGTCCGATCTACCCCCAGCCCAATCATCCCCAGCAGACAGCTCATCAGAAACCATCCAGTCAATTGCAAACCAATTCAATCCAACCCATCGCCAaaacatccccatcaccatctcaGATTTCCCAAAATATGCCTCCACCCCAGCAGTCCCAACTTGCCAAACCAGTCCCTACCCAACAACAACAGAATCCGCAACAGCCACAGGCGCTGTTGCCGCACACAAAGACCTCACAGAGCCCACTTCCTCAGCCGTCTCCACAGCCCCAGCTGAGTCCCCAGCCCCAGCCAAGCATACATACTCAGAGTTCACATCCACAGCAGGTCTTATCATCTCAGCATAACTTGGTCTCTCAGCAGAATCTGCATCGTCCTCAGAGTTCACACACCCTGCCAGGGACATATCCCGCTCCAAGTTCTTTAGCTTCCCAGAACACCAATGCTAATAGTGTGGCTGTGCGAGAAACTAGTGAAGAGAAGCAAATAGTCAGTGGCAAATCTCAAGGCAAACAGACCAAGAATGGGTCCGTGGGGCCCACTGTTCAGTCGGGTGATACTAGTCGTTTCAAGAAAATCGAACCTGCAGTTGTGTTTACTGACAATGCCAAATTCAACCACAGTGTTAGTGGACTAGAGTTTGGCTTTGGATTCGATGAGTCCATAGTAACAACAAGTGATAATAATGGAAGTGGGAATGAAAGTGTAGTGttagataatgaagacaataagtgtaataataacaataataacatattaaAGAACAATCATACAGTAACAAAAGACTTCAGTAAGTGCTTCAA